Proteins co-encoded in one Methylomonas albis genomic window:
- a CDS encoding DNA polymerase III subunit delta', giving the protein MFARSGIYPWQQDNWRQLHGYMEQQRIPQALLFSGAAGQGKRHLAGYYARHLLCQAPLADKSACGHCVACKLFDAQTHPDFLMIEPDEPGKAIGIDKIRQLIVKLALKPQYDDAYRVVIIQPADALNTASANAFLKCLEEPTERTCLLLISEQPSRLPATIRSRCQKIDCATAAHELAMTWLQQQGVEEHAELLLKLAQGSPLLAKHYAEQNMVQLRQQYFDTWLHVAQGKENLLTVAEYWQKQEKIDLAVVLRWMASWVADIVKYAYGSESPTLANPDLKNPLQALAERLELKRLYRFYDNVLTTKSQLNTQLNKQLMVEQLLISWSQLNRQ; this is encoded by the coding sequence ATGTTTGCACGGAGTGGGATTTATCCCTGGCAACAGGATAATTGGCGGCAGCTGCACGGTTATATGGAACAACAGCGCATCCCGCAAGCTTTGCTGTTTTCCGGTGCTGCGGGTCAGGGTAAGCGGCATTTGGCCGGATATTATGCGCGACACTTATTGTGCCAGGCGCCGCTGGCTGATAAGAGCGCATGCGGTCATTGCGTGGCTTGTAAATTGTTCGACGCGCAAACCCATCCCGATTTTCTGATGATAGAACCCGACGAGCCCGGCAAGGCCATCGGTATCGACAAAATCAGACAGTTAATCGTCAAGCTGGCTTTGAAGCCGCAGTACGACGATGCTTACAGAGTCGTGATTATTCAGCCGGCCGACGCCTTGAATACCGCCTCGGCGAATGCTTTCTTGAAGTGTCTGGAAGAGCCGACCGAACGCACTTGTTTGTTGTTGATCAGCGAGCAACCGAGCCGATTGCCGGCGACTATCCGTAGCCGTTGCCAAAAAATCGATTGCGCAACGGCAGCCCACGAACTGGCGATGACTTGGTTACAGCAGCAGGGTGTCGAAGAACACGCCGAGCTGCTATTAAAACTGGCCCAAGGTTCGCCGCTGTTGGCTAAACATTACGCCGAACAGAATATGGTGCAGCTCAGACAGCAGTATTTCGACACTTGGTTGCATGTCGCGCAAGGCAAGGAAAATTTGTTGACGGTAGCTGAGTACTGGCAAAAGCAGGAAAAAATTGATTTGGCAGTGGTTTTACGGTGGATGGCAAGCTGGGTCGCGGACATTGTTAAATATGCGTATGGCTCGGAATCTCCGACGCTTGCCAATCCGGATCTGAAAAATCCCTTGCAAGCCCTTGCCGAGCGGCTAGAATTGAAACGCTTATATCGGTTTTACGATAATGTGCTTACCACCAAGTCGCAATTGAACACGCAACTTAATAAACAATTGATGGTCGAGCAGCTCTTGATTAGCTGGTCGCAACTGAATAGACAATAA
- the pabC gene encoding aminodeoxychorismate lyase, which yields MFLLNGEHRHCVDVSDRGFQYGDGLFETIEVLQGKPLFFDRHLKRLAAGCQRLLIPMPDTALLDTEARQLCESSERAVLKLMVTRGSGGRGYRQPEQIIPTRLFSLYPYPDYPQQFQTDGISARFCTQRLAINPSLAGIKHMNRLEQILARAEWQDDSIQEGLMLDIQDRVVEGTMSNLFIVKSGSLYTPLLGQCGVAGIVRELIMAFAQRIKLPLFEQTIDQVAVLQADELFVSNSVIGIWPIKRLEAQVFNVGVVTRCLQDLLNTARMAEV from the coding sequence ATGTTTTTATTAAACGGCGAGCACAGACACTGTGTCGATGTTTCTGATCGAGGTTTTCAGTACGGCGACGGTCTATTCGAGACCATCGAAGTGCTGCAGGGCAAACCGCTGTTTTTTGATCGACATCTAAAACGGCTGGCAGCAGGCTGTCAGCGGCTGCTGATCCCGATGCCGGATACTGCCTTGCTTGATACTGAAGCCCGGCAATTGTGCGAGTCCAGCGAGCGGGCCGTGTTGAAGTTGATGGTCACGCGTGGCAGTGGCGGCCGCGGTTATCGGCAGCCAGAGCAAATTATCCCCACCAGACTGTTCAGTCTGTATCCTTATCCTGATTATCCCCAACAGTTTCAAACCGACGGTATTAGCGCGCGATTCTGTACGCAGCGTTTGGCAATCAACCCGAGCTTGGCCGGTATCAAGCATATGAACCGACTCGAGCAGATTTTAGCCAGAGCGGAATGGCAAGATGATTCGATTCAAGAGGGTTTGATGTTGGATATTCAAGACCGGGTCGTGGAAGGCACGATGAGTAATCTATTCATCGTCAAGTCAGGAAGTTTATACACGCCGCTGCTTGGGCAGTGCGGCGTCGCGGGTATCGTGCGGGAGTTGATTATGGCGTTTGCGCAGCGGATCAAGTTGCCGTTATTTGAGCAAACAATTGATCAAGTTGCCGTTTTGCAGGCTGACGAATTATTTGTCAGTAACTCGGTGATCGGTATCTGGCCGATAAAGCGGTTGGAAGCGCAGGTTTTTAACGTCGGTGTGGTCACTCGGTGTTTGCAAGACCTGCTCAACACAGCCCGTATGGCGGAGGTATAG
- the tmk gene encoding dTMP kinase — translation MTLGRFITLEGGEGVGKSTNLQFIKQLLEERGIPFVHTREPGGTGIAEKIRGILLERQEESLSEQAELLLVFAARAQHIQQVILPALQQGRWVVCDRFTDATYAYQGGGRNMDLQTIAWLENTVQGALRPDLTLVFDAPIEIGMQRAKHRGELDRFETEQLAFFERVRQAYLQRAATDLHRYKIIDASLPLSEVQQQLRRELAGLWAN, via the coding sequence ATGACACTCGGACGATTTATCACCCTGGAAGGCGGCGAGGGCGTCGGTAAGTCCACCAATCTGCAATTTATCAAGCAGTTATTGGAGGAACGGGGTATTCCGTTCGTGCATACCCGTGAGCCGGGTGGTACCGGCATTGCCGAAAAGATACGCGGGATTTTGTTGGAACGGCAGGAAGAAAGCCTCTCGGAGCAGGCCGAGTTATTGCTGGTGTTTGCAGCTCGCGCCCAACATATTCAGCAAGTGATTTTGCCCGCTTTGCAGCAAGGCCGCTGGGTGGTGTGCGACCGCTTTACCGATGCCACATATGCTTATCAAGGCGGTGGTCGTAACATGGATCTGCAAACCATAGCCTGGCTGGAAAACACCGTGCAAGGCGCGCTTAGGCCGGATTTGACCTTGGTTTTCGATGCGCCCATCGAAATAGGTATGCAGCGCGCCAAGCACAGAGGCGAGCTGGATCGCTTCGAAACCGAGCAACTGGCGTTTTTCGAAAGAGTTCGGCAAGCGTATTTACAACGTGCCGCCACGGATTTGCATCGTTATAAGATTATCGATGCCAGCTTGCCGTTAAGCGAGGTGCAACAGCAGTTGCGCCGCGAGTTGGCTGGGTTGTGGGCCAATTGA
- the gloB gene encoding hydroxyacylglutathione hydrolase: MLSILLIPALNDNYIYLLHESDGGETAVVDPAVSSPVLDVLQQQGWQLDYIFNTHHHSDHVGANLQLKQLTGCKIIGAAADKARIPGIDMEVKEGDFIQLGNHSFQIMDTPGHTLGHIVYYCADSQALFCGDTLFSLGCGRLFEGSAEQMWHSLQKLKTLPAETRVYCAHEYTAANGRFALSVDPDNSRLRQRIAQVAELRQQNLPTLPSTIGLELATNPFFRGHDASIRRNIGTTEQTDVAVFSKLRLIKDQFQ, translated from the coding sequence ATGTTGAGCATTCTTCTCATCCCAGCGCTAAACGATAACTATATTTACCTGTTACACGAATCAGACGGCGGTGAAACGGCGGTAGTCGATCCTGCTGTTTCCTCACCAGTGCTTGACGTGCTTCAGCAACAGGGCTGGCAATTAGATTACATTTTTAACACCCATCACCACAGCGACCATGTCGGCGCCAATCTACAACTAAAGCAGTTAACCGGATGTAAGATCATCGGTGCGGCAGCGGATAAAGCCCGTATCCCTGGCATCGACATGGAAGTTAAAGAAGGTGATTTTATCCAGCTTGGTAATCACTCTTTTCAGATCATGGACACACCCGGCCATACTTTGGGGCACATCGTTTATTACTGCGCAGATAGCCAGGCTTTATTTTGCGGCGACACCTTGTTTTCGCTGGGCTGTGGCCGCCTATTCGAAGGTAGTGCGGAACAGATGTGGCATTCCTTGCAAAAACTAAAAACCTTGCCAGCCGAAACCCGCGTCTACTGCGCTCACGAATATACCGCTGCCAATGGCCGTTTTGCACTATCGGTTGATCCGGATAATTCAAGGCTGCGGCAGCGGATTGCCCAAGTCGCCGAACTTCGCCAACAAAACCTCCCCACCCTTCCCTCTACTATTGGCCTGGAATTGGCGACCAATCCCTTTTTCAGAGGGCACGACGCTAGTATTCGCCGCAATATCGGTACGACAGAGCAAACGGACGTGGCCGTGTTTAGCAAATTACGCTTAATAAAGGACCAGTTTCAATAA
- the mltG gene encoding endolytic transglycosylase MltG: MFRSIIAFTLLMVLGLVSIWAGMHYHLILKKPVVMTETVIEIRKGDTLESVVKNLRAQQVTVNRLWFRLFAYRHNLDHLLKVGEYVLAKGATAADILQQLTDGKTRKYSITFLEGWSFKQVFNTIKSNPNLQHTLTDNQLEELMAQIGSDKNHPEGLFFPDTYFFEKNTSDVDLLKRAHERMQAVLNEEWQKRDDGVPLENPYEALILASIVEKETGAGEERRKIAGVFARRLKKGMLLQTDPTVIYGMGDDYHGDIRHKDLREPTPYNTYIIEGLPPTPIAMPGKQAIVAALHPDHSDAIFFVARGNGRHAFSATLAEHEKYVDQYQR; encoded by the coding sequence GTGTTCAGAAGCATAATCGCATTTACCTTATTGATGGTGCTGGGTTTGGTGTCGATTTGGGCCGGCATGCATTATCATCTGATCCTGAAAAAGCCGGTAGTCATGACCGAAACAGTCATAGAGATTAGAAAAGGCGATACACTGGAATCGGTGGTGAAGAATCTGCGTGCGCAGCAGGTGACCGTCAATCGCTTATGGTTCCGCCTGTTTGCGTATCGACATAACTTGGATCACTTGCTGAAGGTAGGCGAGTATGTGCTGGCTAAAGGGGCTACTGCCGCCGATATTCTGCAACAACTGACCGACGGTAAGACCCGTAAGTATTCGATTACTTTTCTGGAAGGTTGGTCTTTCAAGCAAGTATTTAACACCATCAAGAGTAATCCCAACCTGCAACACACGCTGACTGATAACCAACTGGAAGAGTTGATGGCGCAAATCGGCTCAGATAAAAATCATCCAGAAGGTTTGTTTTTTCCAGACACTTATTTCTTTGAAAAAAACACGTCCGATGTCGATCTATTGAAGCGTGCGCACGAAAGAATGCAGGCGGTATTGAACGAGGAATGGCAAAAACGCGATGACGGCGTGCCGTTAGAAAACCCCTATGAAGCCCTGATTTTGGCGTCAATTGTCGAAAAAGAGACCGGTGCCGGCGAAGAGCGCAGAAAGATTGCTGGGGTATTTGCTCGGCGCTTGAAGAAAGGCATGTTGTTGCAAACCGATCCTACCGTGATTTACGGTATGGGCGATGATTACCACGGTGATATTCGCCACAAGGATTTACGCGAACCCACGCCCTACAACACCTATATCATCGAAGGACTGCCGCCCACACCGATTGCCATGCCGGGCAAACAGGCCATTGTTGCCGCCTTGCATCCCGATCATAGTGATGCCATATTTTTTGTCGCCCGCGGCAATGGTAGACACGCCTTTTCGGCGACATTGGCGGAACACGAAAAATACGTCGATCAATATCAACGATGA
- a CDS encoding methyltransferase — protein sequence MELELNSPLGCVQLKRLPLRKNELLRAWDAADEYVLNHLVVADITAHSNIVILNDSFGALSVSLSAYRPTALSDSWLSQQATRNNLALNGIGGEQVRLLDSLSLPEAGIDCLLIKIPKTLALLEYQLHRLKPLLKADCQVIAAGMLKSLPPTAWKLLERLIGPTQPSQAVKKARLIFASVDEKLLLPENPYPTRYRLENSELSICNHANVFSRDSLDIGTRFLLEHLPQNSEHHDVIDLGCGNGVVGVMLAKQNLQAQICFIDESFMAIASARENFLEAFADSRQAEFLVADCLSDYPESSADCIVCNPPFHQQHTIGDHIAWQMFQQAHKVLRKGGELRVIGNRHLNYHLPLKKLFGNCRQVATNAKFVIFSCVNT from the coding sequence ATGGAACTGGAATTAAATAGCCCGTTAGGGTGCGTTCAACTCAAGCGTTTGCCGCTTCGCAAAAACGAATTGTTGCGGGCTTGGGACGCGGCAGACGAATATGTGTTGAATCATTTGGTTGTCGCAGACATTACGGCACATTCCAATATAGTGATACTCAACGACAGCTTTGGTGCGTTGTCGGTTTCGCTTAGCGCTTACCGACCAACTGCCCTCTCCGATTCCTGGCTATCGCAGCAGGCGACGCGTAACAACCTGGCATTGAATGGCATTGGCGGTGAGCAAGTGCGGCTGTTGGATAGCTTGTCGCTACCGGAAGCCGGCATCGATTGTCTACTGATTAAAATCCCCAAAACCCTGGCGTTACTGGAGTATCAGTTGCACAGGCTTAAACCGTTGTTAAAGGCCGATTGTCAGGTTATTGCTGCCGGCATGCTGAAGAGTCTGCCGCCAACGGCTTGGAAGTTGTTGGAACGCTTGATTGGCCCCACGCAGCCGTCCCAGGCGGTAAAAAAAGCCAGACTGATTTTTGCCAGTGTGGATGAAAAGCTGCTGCTGCCGGAAAATCCTTACCCTACGCGCTATCGACTGGAGAATAGCGAGCTGTCGATCTGCAATCACGCCAATGTGTTTTCTCGCGATAGCCTGGATATAGGCACCCGTTTTTTATTGGAGCACCTGCCGCAAAACTCCGAACATCACGATGTTATCGATCTGGGTTGCGGTAATGGTGTTGTCGGCGTGATGCTGGCAAAGCAAAACTTGCAGGCGCAAATATGTTTTATAGACGAATCGTTCATGGCCATTGCTTCGGCCAGGGAAAATTTTTTGGAAGCTTTTGCCGATAGTCGGCAGGCTGAATTTTTAGTCGCTGATTGTTTGAGTGATTACCCCGAGAGCAGTGCGGATTGCATAGTCTGTAACCCGCCGTTCCATCAACAGCACACCATAGGCGATCATATCGCCTGGCAGATGTTTCAGCAGGCGCATAAGGTCTTGCGTAAGGGCGGTGAGTTACGGGTAATTGGCAATCGCCATTTGAACTACCATCTGCCCCTGAAGAAGTTATTCGGGAATTGCCGGCAGGTGGCGACTAATGCCAAGTTCGTGATTTTTAGCTGCGTAAATACTTGA
- a CDS encoding PilZ domain-containing protein, which produces MAESAAPRQGILSLSIKDKNALYAAYMPFVKNGGLFIPTKREYEMGEEVFMLLNLMEETERLPIAGKIIWKTPSGAEGYRAAGIGVQFSDQDGGAARNKIETYLAGALESDRSTHTM; this is translated from the coding sequence ATGGCAGAATCAGCAGCACCCAGACAAGGTATCTTGTCCTTATCCATCAAGGATAAAAACGCGCTTTATGCGGCGTATATGCCGTTCGTGAAAAACGGCGGATTGTTTATTCCCACTAAGCGTGAATACGAGATGGGCGAGGAAGTGTTCATGTTGCTGAATTTAATGGAAGAAACCGAGCGCCTGCCAATTGCCGGCAAGATCATCTGGAAGACGCCGAGCGGAGCGGAGGGTTATCGCGCTGCCGGAATAGGCGTGCAATTCAGCGATCAAGACGGCGGCGCTGCTCGCAACAAGATCGAAACCTATCTGGCCGGCGCACTGGAATCGGATCGTTCCACACATACGATGTAA
- the acpP gene encoding acyl carrier protein translates to MSNIEERVKKIVAEQLGVKEEIANDASFVDDLGADSLDTVELVMALEEEFECEIPDEEAEKITTVQLAIDYINANLQ, encoded by the coding sequence ATGAGTAATATCGAAGAACGAGTTAAAAAGATTGTCGCAGAACAATTAGGCGTAAAAGAAGAAATCGCGAACGATGCGTCTTTTGTTGACGATCTTGGCGCTGATTCTTTAGACACAGTTGAACTCGTCATGGCTCTGGAAGAAGAATTCGAATGCGAAATTCCAGACGAAGAAGCTGAAAAAATCACCACAGTCCAATTGGCTATCGATTATATCAACGCCAATCTGCAGTAA
- a CDS encoding glycosyltransferase family 2 protein — MNNTPSISIVLPAKNESKNLPSFLPMLHLLYPDAEILLINDGSTDDTAAVARAAGVTVIDHPYSMGNGAAIKTGARHAKNDILVFMDADGQHDPGDIPALLTKLNDGYDMVVGARNAGSHASLFRHLANKFYNKLASLMTGHRIEDLTSGFRAARASKFRKFLYLLPNGFSYPTTSTMAFFRSGFPVAYVPIHAGKRKGKSHIRLMHDGFRFFIIILRIGVLFSPMRLFLPISSTVFSLGAGYYAYTYFTESRFTNMSAVLFLSALFIFLIGIVSEQISSLHYKNIE; from the coding sequence ATGAATAACACCCCCTCGATCAGCATCGTACTCCCGGCTAAAAACGAGTCGAAAAACCTGCCGTCCTTTTTACCGATGCTACATCTGCTCTACCCTGACGCCGAGATTCTTCTAATAAACGACGGCTCGACAGACGATACCGCCGCCGTCGCTCGCGCAGCCGGCGTAACAGTCATTGACCATCCCTACAGCATGGGCAACGGCGCGGCTATTAAGACTGGAGCCAGGCATGCTAAAAACGATATTTTAGTGTTTATGGATGCCGACGGCCAACACGATCCCGGCGATATTCCGGCCTTACTGACCAAACTAAACGACGGCTACGATATGGTAGTCGGCGCCCGAAACGCCGGTAGCCACGCCTCTTTATTCCGACATTTGGCGAATAAGTTTTACAACAAGCTGGCATCGTTGATGACCGGGCATAGAATCGAAGATCTTACCTCCGGATTTCGTGCCGCCAGGGCTAGTAAATTTCGCAAATTTCTATATCTACTACCCAACGGCTTTTCTTATCCGACGACCAGTACGATGGCATTTTTTCGTTCCGGCTTCCCGGTTGCTTATGTGCCAATCCACGCAGGCAAACGCAAAGGCAAAAGCCATATCCGCCTAATGCATGACGGTTTTCGATTTTTTATTATTATTTTGCGCATCGGGGTGCTGTTCTCGCCTATGCGGCTGTTCCTGCCAATTAGTAGCACGGTATTTAGCTTGGGAGCAGGCTATTACGCCTATACCTATTTCACCGAAAGCCGTTTTACCAATATGAGCGCGGTGTTGTTTTTATCGGCTTTATTTATTTTCTTGATTGGCATCGTGTCCGAACAAATATCTTCGCTACATTATAAAAATATTGAATAG
- a CDS encoding TatD family hydrolase: MFIDSHCHLDRIDLAPYANDFNTFVDAARAAKIRHMLCIAIDMEAFPAMLEQVMPYPDISLSVGVHPNVSDGREPTLDDLLQLADNDKVIAIGETGLDYFRSEGDLEWQFQRFRTHIAAAKLLNKPLIIHTREAGQDSLDVLQEEGADQVGGIIHCFTEDWAYAEKALDLNFYISFSGIVTFKNAEAIKDVARKIPADRFLIETDSPYLAPVPYRGKPNYPTYVRYVAEHIADLRGTSVEAIAEQSTENFYRLFAGSSADRLHKLS, encoded by the coding sequence ATGTTCATTGATTCCCACTGCCATCTTGATCGTATCGATTTGGCGCCTTACGCTAACGATTTCAACACCTTTGTCGATGCCGCGCGGGCTGCCAAAATCCGACATATGCTGTGCATCGCCATCGATATGGAAGCCTTCCCGGCAATGCTGGAACAGGTGATGCCTTATCCGGATATTTCCTTGTCGGTGGGGGTGCATCCCAATGTCAGTGACGGCCGCGAACCGACGCTGGACGACTTATTGCAGTTGGCTGATAACGATAAAGTCATCGCCATCGGCGAGACCGGCCTGGACTATTTTCGCAGCGAAGGTGATCTGGAATGGCAATTTCAACGGTTTCGCACGCATATCGCCGCCGCCAAATTGCTGAATAAGCCTTTAATTATCCATACTCGCGAGGCTGGGCAAGATTCCTTGGATGTATTGCAAGAAGAGGGGGCAGATCAAGTCGGCGGGATTATCCACTGTTTTACGGAGGATTGGGCCTACGCGGAAAAGGCTTTGGATTTGAATTTCTATATCTCTTTTTCCGGCATCGTGACCTTCAAGAACGCGGAAGCCATCAAGGATGTGGCACGTAAAATACCAGCCGACCGGTTTCTGATTGAAACCGACTCGCCGTATCTCGCGCCGGTGCCGTATCGCGGAAAACCTAATTACCCGACCTATGTGCGTTATGTGGCGGAACATATTGCCGATTTGCGCGGGACCTCGGTGGAGGCGATTGCCGAGCAATCAACCGAAAATTTTTATCGCCTGTTTGCCGGATCTTCGGCGGATAGACTACATAAGCTAAGCTAA
- the dxs gene encoding 1-deoxy-D-xylulose-5-phosphate synthase: MKQTNEFPLLQTIQSPSDVRALKPEQLEPLADELRRYLTHTVSISGGHFSAGLGTVELTVALHYVFDTPTDQLVWDVGHQAYPHKILTGRKDRMPTIRTFGGVSAFPCRAESDYDAFGVGHSSTSISAALGMAIASQLRGEDKKMVAIIGDGSITGGMAYEAMNHAGDVNANLLVILNDNDMSISPPVGAMNNYLTKVLSSKFYSSVREESKKALAKMPSVWELARKTEEHVKGMIVPGTLFEELGFNYFGPIDGHDVEMLVSTLENLKDLTGPVFLHVVTKKGKGYAPAEKDPLAYHGVPAFDPTKDYLPKAAPSPHPTYTEVFGHWLCDMAKQDERLLGITPAMREGSGLVAFSQQFPTRYFDVAIAEQHAVTLAAGQACQGAKPVVAIYSTFLQRAYDQLIHDVALQNLDVLFALDRAGLVGPDGPTHAGAFDYSYMRCIPNMLIMAPADENECRQMLTTGFKHNGPASVRYPRGKGPGATVDKTLTALEVGKAEIKHQGSRIAILAWGSMVTPAVEAGKQLGATVVNMRFVKPLDETLILEMAKSHDVLVTVEENVIAGGAGSAVNEFLQAQRILMPVLNIGLPDRFVEQGSREELLALCELDTKGILAKIQAVCA, translated from the coding sequence ATGAAACAGACTAACGAATTTCCGCTGTTACAAACCATTCAAAGCCCGTCCGATGTTCGCGCGCTGAAGCCGGAGCAACTCGAACCACTGGCCGATGAGTTGCGTCGCTATCTGACGCATACCGTCAGCATCTCCGGCGGCCATTTCTCGGCCGGCCTGGGCACGGTGGAGTTAACGGTGGCGTTGCATTATGTGTTCGATACGCCGACGGATCAGTTGGTCTGGGATGTGGGGCATCAGGCTTATCCGCATAAGATTTTGACCGGCCGGAAGGACAGGATGCCGACGATACGCACGTTCGGCGGGGTGTCGGCGTTTCCGTGCCGGGCGGAAAGTGACTATGACGCGTTCGGGGTGGGTCATTCTTCGACGTCGATCAGCGCGGCGCTGGGCATGGCGATTGCGTCGCAGCTGCGTGGCGAAGATAAGAAGATGGTGGCGATCATCGGCGACGGCTCGATTACCGGCGGGATGGCCTATGAGGCGATGAATCATGCCGGCGATGTGAATGCCAATCTGTTGGTGATTTTGAACGATAACGATATGTCGATTTCGCCGCCAGTCGGGGCGATGAATAATTATCTGACCAAGGTGTTGTCGAGTAAGTTTTATTCCTCGGTGCGGGAAGAAAGTAAGAAAGCCTTGGCGAAGATGCCGTCGGTCTGGGAATTGGCGCGGAAAACCGAAGAGCATGTGAAGGGCATGATTGTGCCCGGTACTTTGTTCGAGGAGTTGGGGTTTAATTATTTCGGACCGATTGATGGGCATGATGTAGAGATGTTGGTGTCAACCCTGGAGAATCTAAAGGATTTGACCGGCCCGGTGTTTTTGCATGTGGTGACCAAGAAAGGGAAAGGCTATGCACCGGCCGAGAAAGATCCCTTGGCGTATCACGGTGTGCCGGCCTTCGATCCGACTAAGGATTATCTGCCTAAAGCCGCGCCTTCGCCGCATCCGACCTACACAGAAGTGTTCGGCCATTGGTTGTGTGATATGGCCAAGCAGGATGAGCGGCTATTGGGGATTACCCCGGCGATGCGCGAGGGTTCGGGCTTGGTGGCGTTTTCCCAGCAGTTTCCAACGCGCTATTTTGATGTAGCGATTGCCGAACAGCATGCGGTGACGCTGGCGGCCGGGCAAGCTTGTCAGGGTGCGAAACCGGTAGTGGCGATTTATTCGACCTTTTTGCAACGCGCTTACGATCAGTTAATCCACGATGTGGCTTTGCAGAACTTGGACGTGTTGTTTGCGTTGGATAGAGCCGGATTAGTCGGACCGGACGGTCCGACCCATGCCGGGGCGTTCGATTACAGTTATATGCGTTGTATTCCGAATATGCTGATCATGGCGCCGGCGGATGAGAACGAGTGTCGGCAGATGTTGACCACCGGTTTCAAACACAATGGCCCGGCCTCGGTACGCTATCCGCGCGGCAAGGGTCCGGGGGCCACGGTAGACAAGACATTGACTGCACTGGAGGTCGGCAAGGCGGAGATTAAACATCAAGGCAGCCGCATAGCGATTCTGGCCTGGGGCAGCATGGTAACGCCGGCTGTGGAAGCCGGCAAACAGCTGGGCGCGACGGTGGTGAATATGCGTTTTGTTAAACCGTTGGATGAGACTTTGATTTTAGAGATGGCGAAAAGTCATGATGTACTGGTCACGGTCGAAGAGAACGTGATTGCCGGCGGTGCCGGCAGTGCGGTGAACGAGTTCCTGCAGGCGCAACGGATTTTAATGCCGGTGTTGAATATCGGCTTGCCGGACCGGTTTGTCGAACAGGGTAGCCGCGAGGAATTACTAGCCTTGTGCGAGCTGGATACCAAGGGTATCTTGGCTAAAATTCAAGCGGTTTGCGCTTAA